A genomic segment from Dendropsophus ebraccatus isolate aDenEbr1 chromosome 7, aDenEbr1.pat, whole genome shotgun sequence encodes:
- the ZNF518B gene encoding zinc finger protein 518B, whose translation MSAIMYSSSDIPSFLHKQVFERSKFVTQRPCEQARNLGTGTMMNSMLQKQMLEKYNCEKCRFSTKDVNKYKNHVSLHNDIKYACSHCDFVSYTKTEFQRHLVKHTGKFPFTCGYCGYGAIRNDYIVKHIRRIHGDGKIQCSVSTVENESKKASVNIMQTQVMAPSVQKILENSPSSLTEDVIDLTSEVDSLGSSSNIIFPNGNNVADHVEVEVISPADQQLYPWVPLTVVAPTSFKVPHNCIAQVVEVKPVNSACHLVLKCLNLVESSVPNQPVVSEHIYEQKPSEPVMPSKNITETPVIPSAKECAVIRDDCQENILCPSKTGTQENLNTEIKCSMDTTNNTVSPIDTVTNDIFDDLEEFTGGPIISAVFSLSSDSQHTIEGIQWESPFSSPSTSSSNESVVATQSSPNPPVSQEQPDVFSPDLNSEMDIEKPQDDLKKTVLETEKEAPEIEIENVKQSAVPEIQLPITSLSADIKKPESQPCAPQKSRKGGRISDRLGKIETSSFSKPQVLFLSCDKRIVMQPLSCTMQSINNQTLLVDKVTEQLQVPTQKESTRVKVKTLVAHTMKGRSQPNLRTLKLHPLKADQVANMPCYNQPVVVLNHPDVESMETSHIMKAIRVFRGKITKVTLSKQTKKNV comes from the coding sequence ATGTCAGCGATCATGTATTCATCCTCTGATATCCCATCTTTTTTACATAAACAAGTCTTTGAGAGGAGCAAGTTCGTAACACAAAGGCCATGTGAACAAGCAAGAAACCTCGGAACAGGAACCATGATGAATAGTATGCTACAAAAACAAATGTTAGAAAAGTACAACTGTGAAAAATGCAGATTTTCCACAAAGGACGTCAACAAGTACAAAAACCATGTGTCCCTCCACAATGACATTAAGTATGCATGCTCACATTGTGACTTTGTATCTTACACTAAAACGGAATTTCAACGACACTTGGTGAAACATACAGGGAAATTTCCTTTTACCTGTGGCTACTGTGGATATGGAGCCATAAGAAATGATTACATTGTCAAACACATCAGAAGAATTCATGGTGATGGCAAGATCCAGTGTTCTGTGAGCACTGTGGAAAATGAGTCCAAAAAAGCATCTGTTAACATAATGCAAACCCAAGTGATGGCACCCAGTGTCCAAAAGATCCTGGAAAACAGTCCTTCTTCCTTAACTGAAGACGTAATAGACCTAACATCAGAAGTGGACAGTCTTGGCTCAAGTAGCAATATTATTTTTCCCAATGGAAATAACGTTGCAGATCATGTAGAAGTCGAAGTCATTTCACCAGCAGACCAACAGCTGTATCCATGGGTACCATTAACTGTGGTTGCACCAACATCTTTTAAAGTACCCCACAATTGTATTGCTCAGGTTGTGGAAGTCAAACCAGTCAACAGTGCATGTCACTTGGTTTTAAAGTGTTTAAATCTGGTGGAGTCGAGTGTGCCAAACCAGCCTGTTGTAAGTGAACATATTTATGAACAAAAACCTTCAGAACCTGTCATGCCATCTAAGAACATAACTGAAACCCCAGTAATTCCTTCAGCCAAAGAGTGTGCAGTAATACGTGATGactgccaagaaaatatattatgtCCATCAAAGACTGGAACCCAAGAAAATCTTAACACAGAGATTAAATGTTCAATGGATACAACCAATAACACTGTGAGTCCTATTGATACTGTTACCAATGACATATTTGATGACCTTGAGGAGTTTACAGGAGGGCCAATAATTTCTGCTGTGTTTTCTCTAAGTTCTGACTCGCAACACACCATTGAAGGTATTCAGTGGGAAAGTCCATTTAGCAGTCCAAGCACTAGTTCATCAAATGAAAGTGTTGTGGCTACACAATCTTCTCCTAATCCCCCTGTAAGTCAAGAACAACCTGATGTATTTAGCCCTGACTTAAACTCAGAGATGGACATTGAAAAACCTCAGGATGAcctaaaaaaaactgttttggaaACTGAAAAAGAAGCGCCTGAAATTGAGATCGAGAATGTTAAACAAAGTGCTGTTCCTGAAATACAGCTGCCCATAACGTCACTATCAGCAGATATCAAAAAGCCTGAAAGTCAGCCATGTGCTCCTCAGAAGAGCAGGAAAGGTGGGCGTATATCTGACCGGCTGGGCAAAATAGAGACAAGCAGCTTCAGTAAGCCCCAGGTCCTCTTTTTATCTTGTGACAAAAGAATAGTCATGCAGCCGCTTTCttgtacaatgcaaagtattaaTAACCAAACTTTGCTAGTAGATAAAGTTACAGAGCAACTGCAGGTCCCAACACAAAAGGAGAGCACTAGAGTAAAGGTCAAAACACTGGTGGCACATACAATGAAAGGCAGATCCCAGCCAAACCTGAGAACTCTCAAACTCCATCCTCTTAAGGCGGATCAGGTGGCAAATATGCCATGTTACAATCAGCCTGTAGTTGTATTAAACCACCCTGACGTAGAGTCAATGGAAACATCGCATATTATGAAAGCCATCCGGGTGTTTAGGGGCAAAATCACAAAAGTAACTTTATCCAAGCAAACCAAGAAAAATGTATGA